The Zingiber officinale cultivar Zhangliang chromosome 9A, Zo_v1.1, whole genome shotgun sequence genome window below encodes:
- the LOC122021349 gene encoding protein Barley B recombinant-like, which translates to MDDEDGLGIRNWGYYEPSLKGNLGLRLMPSVVERDVKPLMGNSGFIRRHCATPEPSLQMDFVRDGWNYHNFDNSKNDILRDGWNHHSCDISKNELLRDGWNPHGSEVSKNDVVRDGWFHQGNDNGKNFHILPMSHLHHPTFGFAPEPPTMHNLQMLQHQDPQPKDDRVSAVKGIICSRNESPTKKRSRGRQPKSPKAKKPKKVTVPNNEVPNGSLSHGKVAKKNTGMVINGIDFDISRIPTPVCSCTGKPQQCYRWGVGGWQSACCTTSISMHPLPMNTKRRGARIAGRKMSQGAFKKVLEKLAGEGYNLSNPIDLRTFWAKHGTNKFVTIR; encoded by the coding sequence ATGGACGACGAAGATGGATTAGGCATCCGGAATTGGGGCTACTATGAACCTTCTTTAAAGGGAAATCTTGGTCTTCGGCTCATGCCTTCGGTGGTGGAGCGCGATGTGAAGCCCCTTATGGGAAATAGTGGGTTTATTCGTCGGCACTGCGCCACTCCTGAGCCATCACTCCAAATGGATTTTGTGAGAGATGGATGGAATTATCATAATTTTGACAACAGTAAGAATGACATTCTGAGAGATGGATGGAATCATCATAGCTGCGACATTAGCAAGAACGAACTTTTGAGAGACGGATGGAATCCTCATGGCAGTGAAGTTAGCAAGAACGATGTTGTGAGAGATGGATGGTTTCACCAAGGTAATGATAATGGCAAAAACTTTCACATTTTGCCAATGAGTCACCTGCACCACCCTACTTTTGGCTTCGCTCCTGAACCTCCCACCATGCAcaatcttcaaatgcttcagcatCAAGATCCTCAGCCAAAGGATGATAGGGTTTCAGCAGTTAAGGGGATCATTTGTAGTAGAAATGAGTCTCCTACAAAGAAAAGGTCAAGGGGTCGCCAACCTAAATCTCCAAAAGCAAAGAAGCCTAAAAAAGTCACAGTGCCAAACAATGAGGTTCCAAATGGCTCACTTTCACATGGGAAGGTTGCAAAGAAGAACACAGGAATGGTCATTAATGGAATTGATTTTGATATTTCAAGGATTCCAACTCCAGTTTGCTCTTGCACTGGAAAGCCACAACAGTGCTACCGGTGGGGTGTTGGAGGGTGGCAATCAGCTTGCTGCACCACTAGCATTTCAATGCACCCCCTCCCCATGAATACCAAGAGGCGTGGAGCACGAATAGCTGGTCGAAAAATGAGTCAGGGTGCATTTAAGAAGGTCCTGGAGAAGCTTGCTGGAGAAGGATACAACCTTT